One part of the Streptomyces ferrugineus genome encodes these proteins:
- a CDS encoding helicase C-terminal domain-containing protein, whose translation MSDPATPPRSLAEALRVRDDASLAVLLRSRPDLITPVPTDLTQLATRAGTRASVVRALERLDRFALQTAEALAVAADPATYDELLALMAGDEGDPAVAGALPHALGTLREQALVWGGDDRLRLVRTARELLTPSPQHPSPTGLGPTVREAVAGMSPGRIQEIVTTAGLPTTHDAVSAVSSLTALFTDRRRMTALLADAPEESREVLSRLVWGPPYGQVTADPAPRLRWLLDRGLLLPTTPGTVVLPREVALHLRAGRAHRATEPLPPTVEPSATHRPQVVDATAAGQAYTALATVEELLKDWDEGGPTVLRAGGLSVRDLKRTAVALDVPEPVAAFWVELAYAAGLLASDGEADERYAATPAYDEWLEQPSAERWARLAEAWLTATRTAGVVGGRDAKDRTLSALGPGLDRSAAPEVRHRVLTLLAGLPEGTSPAAESVLARLRWERPLRGPQQDDDLRSRLAQWTLNEAEMLGVTGRGALSGHGRALLGAPAPGKPGARGGRAAGPSATGPSAATHDTAPPPPATPEDAPAGPGDKLPVHHEHPRPAPAPEPLSPAEQAVASATAARLLAPLLPEPLDHVLLQADLTAVAPGPLRRPLADMLGVLADVESKGGATVYRFTPGSVRRALDAGRSASDLHAFLAEHSRTPVPQPLAYLIDDVARKHGHLRVGAASAYVRCDDDAMLNEILADKRAAGLRLRRLAPTVLAAQADPAALLEGLRAMGFAPAAESAEGDVLITRADAHRTPPRTAPQPVPDGPPTPDATLLAAAIRAIRAGDLASTTPRRPSGAAPAVTGGELPRTTSAETLATMQAAVLTGEALWIGYVNAEGTASQRVIAPVRVEGGFVTAYDHTADEVRTYPLHRITGVAELADD comes from the coding sequence ATGAGCGACCCGGCCACCCCGCCCCGTTCCCTCGCGGAAGCGCTTCGCGTGCGGGACGACGCCTCGCTGGCCGTGCTGCTGCGCAGCCGGCCCGACCTCATCACCCCCGTCCCCACCGACCTCACCCAGCTGGCGACCCGCGCCGGCACCCGGGCCTCGGTGGTGCGCGCCCTTGAGCGGCTGGACCGGTTCGCGCTGCAGACGGCGGAGGCGCTGGCCGTGGCGGCGGATCCGGCGACGTACGACGAACTGCTCGCCCTGATGGCCGGCGACGAGGGCGACCCGGCGGTCGCCGGCGCCCTGCCGCACGCCCTCGGCACCCTGCGCGAGCAGGCCCTGGTGTGGGGCGGCGACGACCGGCTGCGCCTGGTGCGCACCGCACGCGAGCTGCTGACGCCCTCGCCGCAGCACCCGTCGCCGACCGGCCTGGGACCGACGGTGCGCGAGGCGGTGGCCGGCATGTCGCCGGGCCGCATCCAGGAGATCGTCACGACGGCCGGGCTGCCCACGACCCACGACGCCGTGTCGGCCGTGTCGTCGCTCACCGCGCTGTTCACCGACCGGCGGCGGATGACGGCGCTGCTCGCCGACGCGCCGGAGGAGTCCCGGGAGGTGCTGTCCCGCCTGGTGTGGGGCCCGCCGTACGGCCAGGTCACCGCCGATCCCGCGCCCCGGCTGCGCTGGCTGCTGGACCGCGGCCTGCTCCTGCCCACGACGCCCGGCACGGTCGTACTCCCCCGCGAGGTGGCCCTGCACCTGCGCGCCGGCCGCGCGCACCGCGCCACCGAGCCGCTGCCGCCGACCGTCGAGCCGAGCGCGACGCACCGTCCACAGGTTGTGGACGCCACGGCGGCCGGGCAGGCGTACACGGCGCTGGCCACCGTCGAGGAACTGCTGAAGGACTGGGACGAGGGCGGTCCGACGGTGCTGCGCGCGGGCGGCCTGAGCGTGCGCGACCTCAAGCGCACCGCCGTCGCCCTCGACGTGCCCGAGCCGGTCGCCGCCTTCTGGGTCGAACTCGCCTACGCCGCGGGCCTGCTGGCCTCCGACGGCGAGGCCGACGAGCGGTACGCGGCGACGCCCGCCTACGACGAGTGGCTGGAGCAGCCCTCCGCCGAGCGCTGGGCCCGGCTGGCGGAGGCCTGGCTGACGGCGACGCGCACGGCCGGCGTGGTCGGCGGCCGGGACGCCAAGGACCGCACCCTGTCAGCGCTGGGCCCGGGCCTGGACCGCTCCGCCGCGCCGGAGGTGCGGCACCGGGTGCTGACCCTGCTGGCCGGGCTGCCGGAGGGCACGTCACCGGCGGCGGAGTCGGTGCTGGCCCGGCTGCGCTGGGAACGGCCGTTGCGCGGGCCTCAACAGGACGACGACCTGCGCAGCCGCCTCGCCCAGTGGACGCTGAACGAGGCGGAGATGCTGGGGGTGACGGGGCGGGGGGCGTTGTCCGGGCATGGGCGGGCGCTGCTGGGGGCGCCGGCGCCCGGGAAACCCGGGGCGCGCGGCGGCCGAGCCGCGGGCCCGTCGGCCACGGGCCCCTCGGCGGCGACCCACGACACCGCACCCCCGCCCCCGGCCACGCCCGAGGACGCCCCCGCCGGCCCCGGCGACAAGCTCCCCGTCCACCACGAGCACCCCCGCCCGGCCCCCGCGCCCGAGCCCCTCTCCCCCGCCGAACAGGCCGTGGCCTCCGCCACCGCCGCCCGCCTCCTCGCCCCGCTCCTCCCCGAGCCCCTCGACCACGTGCTGCTCCAGGCCGACCTCACGGCCGTGGCGCCCGGTCCGCTGCGGCGGCCGCTCGCCGACATGCTGGGCGTGCTCGCGGACGTGGAGTCGAAGGGCGGGGCGACGGTGTACCGCTTCACACCCGGCTCGGTGCGCCGCGCGCTCGACGCCGGCCGCAGCGCCTCCGATCTGCACGCCTTCCTCGCCGAGCACTCACGTACGCCGGTGCCGCAGCCGCTGGCGTATCTGATCGACGACGTGGCCCGCAAGCACGGTCATCTGCGGGTGGGCGCGGCGTCGGCGTACGTCCGCTGCGACGACGACGCGATGCTGAACGAGATCCTCGCCGACAAGCGAGCCGCCGGCCTGCGCCTGCGCCGCCTGGCGCCGACGGTGCTCGCCGCCCAGGCGGACCCGGCCGCGCTGCTGGAGGGCCTGCGCGCGATGGGCTTCGCGCCGGCCGCCGAGTCGGCCGAGGGCGACGTCCTGATCACCCGCGCCGACGCCCACCGCACCCCGCCGCGCACCGCACCCCAGCCGGTTCCGGACGGCCCGCCGACGCCGGACGCCACACTGCTGGCGGCCGCGATCCGCGCCATCCGGGCGGGCGACCTCGCCTCCACGACCCCGCGCAGGCCGAGCGGGGCGGCCCCCGCGGTGACCGGCGGCGAACTGCCCCGCACGACCTCCGCCGAGACCCTCGCCACCATGCAGGCCGCCGTGCTGACCGGCGAGGCGCTGTGGATCGGGTACGTCAACGCCGAGGGCACCGCCAGTCAGCGGGTGATCGCACCGGTGCGGGTCGAGGGCGGGTTCGTGACGGCGTACGACCACACCGCGGACGAGGTACGGACGTATCCACTGCACCGGATCACGGGCGTGGCGGAGCTGGCGGACGACTAG
- a CDS encoding HAD family hydrolase produces MALTVGFDLDMTLIDSRPGIHACYTALSDRTGTHIDADLAITRLGPPLEEELVNWFPTEQVAAMAELYRAMYPAHAITGTLALPGAHEAIAAVGQAGGRSIVVTAKYEPNAKLHLEHLGIQPDAVIGDLWAEQKATALREHGASVYVGDHRGDIRAARAADALSVTVATGPFGADQLGELGADVVLADLTEFPDWLAGYREAPRA; encoded by the coding sequence ATGGCACTCACCGTCGGCTTCGACCTCGACATGACCCTCATCGACTCCCGCCCCGGCATCCACGCCTGCTACACGGCCCTGTCCGACCGCACCGGCACGCACATCGACGCCGACCTGGCGATCACCCGGCTCGGCCCGCCGCTGGAGGAGGAGTTGGTCAACTGGTTCCCGACGGAGCAGGTGGCGGCCATGGCCGAGCTCTACCGTGCGATGTACCCGGCGCACGCGATCACCGGCACCCTCGCCCTACCCGGTGCCCACGAGGCGATAGCCGCCGTAGGGCAGGCGGGCGGACGCTCGATCGTCGTCACCGCCAAGTACGAGCCGAACGCCAAGCTGCACCTGGAGCACCTCGGCATCCAGCCCGACGCGGTCATAGGCGACCTGTGGGCCGAGCAGAAGGCGACGGCCCTGCGCGAGCACGGCGCGAGCGTCTACGTCGGCGACCACCGAGGAGACATCCGCGCCGCCCGCGCGGCGGACGCCCTGTCGGTCACCGTGGCCACCGGCCCGTTCGGCGCCGATCAGCTCGGCGAACTCGGCGCGGACGTGGTCCTCGCGGACCTCACCGAGTTCCCCGACTGGCTCGCCGGCTATCGCGAAGCGCCCCGCGCCTGA
- a CDS encoding cold-shock protein — MPTGKVKWFNSEKGFGFLSRDDGGDVFVHSSVLPAGVDTLKPGQRVEFGVVAGQRGDQALSVTLLDPTPSVAAAQRKKPDELASIVQDLTTLLENITPMLERGRYPDKAAGKKIAGLLRAVADQLDV; from the coding sequence GTGCCTACCGGCAAGGTCAAGTGGTTCAACAGCGAGAAGGGCTTCGGCTTTCTCTCCCGCGACGACGGCGGCGACGTCTTCGTCCATTCCTCGGTCCTCCCCGCCGGAGTTGACACACTCAAGCCGGGACAGCGAGTGGAGTTCGGCGTCGTCGCCGGTCAGCGAGGTGACCAGGCGCTCTCGGTCACCCTTCTCGATCCGACCCCGTCCGTCGCGGCCGCCCAGCGCAAGAAACCGGACGAGCTCGCCTCCATCGTCCAGGATCTGACGACCCTCCTCGAGAACATCACGCCGATGCTGGAGCGGGGCCGCTACCCCGACAAGGCCGCCGGCAAGAAGATCGCCGGCCTGCTGCGGGCGGTCGCCGACCAGCTCGACGTATAG
- a CDS encoding 1,4-dihydroxy-6-naphthoate synthase produces the protein MASEPLQIAFSPCPNDTFVFDALAHGRIPAAPALDVTFADIDITNGMAERGEFDVLKVSYAVLPYVLDEYALLPCGGALGRGCGPLVLTREEGVDLTGRTVAVPSEKSTAYLLFRLWAADTVPGGVGEIVVMPFHEIMPAVRDGKVDAGLVIHEARFTYQNYGLHKLADMGEHWENTTGLPIPLGAIIARRSLGTGMLTLLADSIRTSVRAAWDDPEASRPYVMEHAQEMDPAVADQHIGLYVNEFTHDLGEDGYAAVRGLLTRAAAEGLVPPLGPDALVFP, from the coding sequence ATGGCCAGTGAGCCGCTGCAGATCGCCTTCTCCCCCTGCCCGAACGACACCTTCGTCTTCGACGCCCTCGCCCACGGCCGCATCCCCGCCGCCCCCGCCCTCGACGTCACCTTCGCCGACATCGACATCACCAACGGCATGGCCGAGCGCGGCGAGTTCGACGTACTGAAGGTGTCGTACGCGGTGCTGCCGTACGTCCTCGACGAGTACGCGCTGCTGCCCTGCGGGGGTGCGCTGGGCCGGGGTTGCGGACCGCTGGTGCTGACCCGGGAGGAGGGCGTGGACCTCACCGGACGCACGGTCGCGGTGCCGAGCGAGAAGTCGACGGCGTATCTGCTGTTCCGGCTCTGGGCCGCGGACACCGTCCCCGGCGGGGTCGGCGAGATCGTCGTCATGCCCTTCCACGAGATCATGCCGGCCGTGCGGGACGGGAAGGTCGACGCGGGACTCGTCATCCACGAGGCGCGTTTCACGTACCAGAACTACGGGTTGCACAAGCTCGCCGACATGGGCGAGCACTGGGAGAACACCACCGGCCTGCCGATCCCGCTGGGCGCGATCATCGCCAGGCGGTCACTGGGCACGGGCATGCTGACCCTGCTCGCCGACTCGATCCGTACGTCGGTCCGGGCCGCCTGGGACGACCCCGAGGCCTCCCGCCCGTACGTCATGGAGCACGCCCAGGAGATGGACCCGGCCGTCGCCGACCAGCACATCGGCCTGTACGTCAACGAGTTCACGCACGACCTCGGCGAGGACGGCTATGCCGCGGTGCGCGGGCTGCTCACACGTGCGGCGGCCGAGGGGCTGGTGCCGCCCCTCGGCCCGGATGCGCTGGTTTTCCCCTGA
- a CDS encoding futalosine hydrolase, with the protein MATAVPAERDAVARAAFGLPGTEVIAAGVGPALAAATTATALTRAALEGAPYALVVSAGIAGGFAPDAPVGSLVVADEITAADLGAQTPDGFVPVTELGFGTVTHRPPEALVREVAAATGARRGAVLTVSTVTGTAERAARLRERHPTALAEAMEGFGVAEAAAAHGVPVLEIRAVSNPVGPRDRAAWRIGDALAALTEGFGKLAPVLESWNAYDRPHGQ; encoded by the coding sequence GTGGCCACCGCGGTCCCCGCAGAGCGGGACGCGGTGGCCAGGGCGGCTTTCGGGCTCCCCGGCACCGAGGTGATCGCCGCCGGAGTGGGCCCCGCGCTCGCCGCCGCCACCACCGCCACGGCCCTCACCAGGGCCGCCCTCGAAGGCGCCCCGTACGCCCTCGTCGTCTCGGCCGGCATCGCGGGCGGCTTCGCACCCGACGCCCCCGTCGGCTCCCTCGTCGTCGCCGACGAGATCACGGCCGCCGACCTCGGCGCTCAGACGCCCGACGGCTTCGTGCCCGTCACCGAGCTGGGCTTCGGCACCGTCACCCACCGCCCGCCGGAAGCACTCGTGCGGGAGGTCGCGGCCGCCACCGGCGCCCGCCGCGGCGCCGTCCTCACCGTCTCCACCGTGACCGGCACCGCCGAGCGCGCCGCGCGCCTGCGCGAGCGTCACCCCACGGCCCTCGCGGAGGCCATGGAGGGATTCGGCGTCGCCGAGGCCGCCGCCGCGCACGGGGTGCCCGTGCTGGAGATACGGGCCGTCTCCAACCCGGTCGGCCCCCGCGACCGCGCCGCCTGGCGCATCGGCGACGCGCTGGCCGCCCTGACGGAGGGCTTCGGGAAGCTCGCGCCCGTACTGGAGAGTTGGAACGCATATGACCGCCCCCATGGCCAGTGA
- a CDS encoding DUF2771 domain-containing protein: MTTLQSASRRRRAFAAAGAVSAGLLVLSACDKPTPLATITTGTASVHSEATCGGEGDALKTSELSKCLKDKGIESIKVDPEETVRFGVDPEIADEGWTILMNGQPLTDSSKKTYRTVPGSVFFNAQYGASGSSTLVTIKEGEQDVTGLWSFKLEKDS, encoded by the coding sequence ATGACCACGCTGCAATCCGCTTCGCGACGCCGCCGCGCGTTCGCCGCCGCCGGCGCCGTATCCGCCGGACTGCTCGTTCTGTCGGCCTGCGACAAGCCGACGCCGCTGGCCACGATCACCACCGGCACCGCGTCCGTGCACTCGGAGGCCACCTGCGGTGGTGAGGGCGACGCCCTGAAGACCTCGGAACTGTCGAAGTGCCTGAAGGACAAGGGCATCGAGTCCATCAAGGTGGACCCCGAGGAGACCGTGCGCTTCGGTGTCGACCCGGAGATCGCCGACGAGGGCTGGACCATCCTCATGAACGGCCAGCCGCTCACCGACTCCAGCAAGAAGACCTACCGCACCGTCCCGGGCAGCGTGTTCTTCAACGCCCAGTACGGCGCCAGCGGCAGCTCGACGCTGGTGACCATCAAGGAGGGCGAGCAGGACGTGACGGGCCTGTGGTCCTTCAAGCTGGAAAAGGACAGCTGA
- a CDS encoding MFS transporter, with amino-acid sequence MATARPPQGATGVGGAKGGRSRGGGSGRMGGSLRAVGRALHFPLTGPARGIRRATHAQGAGESGLGKLIELHGVNGAGDMMITVALASTVFFSVPTDEARGRVALYLGITMAPFTLLAPVIGPLLDRLPHGRRAAMAGAMLARALLALVLSSAVVSGDLQLYPAALGVLVASKAYGVVRSAVVPRLLPPRFSLVKANSRVTLGGLLATGIAAPVGAGLQAIGPRWPLYGAFVIFIAGTFLSFTLPHKVDSAKGEDTALLAADEQHLHGPHRKPVKRPGLRTVGIAVTHALGANASIRCLTGFLIFFLAFLLREHPMSGQSAAVSLGIVAVSAGAGNALGTAVGAWLRSRAPEIIIVTVVGFVLSVAITAAVFFGAVLVAFLAAVAGFAQALAKLSLDALIQRDVPELVRTSAFARSETLLQVSWVLGGAIGIVLPLKGSFGLLVGAAIVATGWLTTVKGLLGSARHGGHARPRVT; translated from the coding sequence GTGGCAACCGCGAGGCCGCCCCAAGGAGCCACCGGTGTCGGTGGGGCCAAGGGGGGCCGCAGTCGAGGTGGCGGGTCGGGCCGGATGGGCGGCTCCCTCCGCGCGGTCGGCCGTGCCCTGCACTTCCCGCTCACCGGCCCCGCCCGCGGCATCCGCAGGGCCACCCACGCGCAGGGCGCCGGTGAGTCCGGACTGGGCAAGCTGATCGAGCTCCACGGTGTGAACGGCGCCGGGGACATGATGATCACCGTCGCCCTCGCCTCCACGGTGTTCTTCTCCGTCCCGACCGACGAGGCGCGCGGACGGGTCGCGCTCTACCTCGGCATCACCATGGCGCCGTTCACGCTCCTCGCCCCCGTCATCGGCCCCCTCCTGGACCGTCTCCCGCACGGCCGCCGCGCCGCGATGGCCGGTGCGATGCTGGCGCGGGCGCTGCTCGCCCTGGTGCTGTCCAGCGCCGTCGTCAGCGGCGACCTCCAGCTCTATCCGGCCGCGCTCGGGGTGCTGGTCGCCTCGAAGGCGTACGGGGTCGTCAGAAGCGCCGTGGTGCCCCGTCTGCTCCCACCCCGCTTCTCCCTGGTGAAGGCCAACTCCCGGGTCACCCTGGGCGGACTCCTGGCCACCGGTATCGCGGCGCCCGTCGGCGCGGGGCTCCAGGCGATCGGACCGCGCTGGCCGCTCTACGGCGCCTTCGTGATCTTCATCGCCGGTACGTTCCTGTCCTTCACGCTGCCGCACAAGGTCGACTCGGCCAAGGGCGAGGACACCGCGCTGCTGGCGGCCGACGAGCAGCATCTGCACGGGCCGCACCGCAAGCCCGTCAAGCGCCCCGGACTGCGCACGGTCGGCATCGCCGTCACCCACGCCCTCGGCGCCAACGCCTCCATCCGCTGCCTGACCGGCTTCCTGATCTTCTTCCTGGCGTTCCTGCTGCGCGAGCACCCGATGTCCGGCCAGAGCGCCGCCGTCTCGCTGGGGATAGTCGCCGTCTCGGCCGGCGCCGGCAACGCGCTCGGTACGGCCGTCGGGGCGTGGCTGAGGTCCCGGGCGCCGGAGATCATCATCGTGACCGTCGTCGGCTTCGTGCTGAGCGTGGCGATCACGGCGGCGGTCTTCTTCGGCGCGGTCCTGGTGGCCTTCCTCGCGGCGGTCGCGGGGTTCGCGCAGGCGCTGGCCAAGCTGTCGCTGGACGCGCTGATCCAGCGGGACGTGCCCGAGCTGGTCCGTACGTCGGCGTTCGCGCGCTCGGAGACGCTGCTGCAGGTGTCCTGGGTGCTGGGCGGCGCGATCGGCATCGTGCTGCCGCTGAAGGGCTCCTTCGGCCTGCTGGTCGGCGCGGCGATCGTCGCCACGGGTTGGCTGACCACCGTCAAGGGCCTGCTCGGCTCGGCCCGGCACGGCGGGCACGCACGGCCACGGGTCACCTAG